In the genome of Luteitalea pratensis, the window CGTCGCGCCCAGCATTGCCACAGCCGGGATACGTCTCTTCGACGAGGCATGGGCGCCACTCAATCCGGACAGGCTCGGTGCGATGCGTGGCCGTGGACGAAGGCGGCGTCCCTCGCGGCTCCCGCCCTTGGAGCCTGTCGTCGTGCGTGGCCGCGTTCGCATCGTCGTGGATGCCTGGGACCAGGCGGATGGCAACAAGGCGTCCCGGCGGCTCGGCTTATATGCGATCGGGTACAGCGTCGCCACAACGGTAGGGCCCGCTCTCCGCCCGGCTGACAGAACGCCGAACGCTGAACGCAAGACGCCGTCGTTTGCGGACGCATCGGTCGGCTCCTTGTCGACCGAGAATGTGCCGTGGCCCCTGACCCAAGTGTTCGACCGCATGCGGCGCGAAGCCGATGCTGCAAGGCGGGTCTACGCGACTGGCAGCGGCATCCCGGTGTACGGTGCGAGCCGTACGCAGTTCCTGTATGTCGCGACGACCTCGTATCACGACGGCATCGCGACCGAGGGGTTCTGGGACACGACGACAGTGACTCCTGGCGAGCACGTGTTGCGGGTGTTCGTGCAGGACTTCAGTGGGAACCGCACGAGTCGTGATCTGCGAGTGGTCGTCGTGCCGTAGGTGTGGGCCTCCCTCTGAGGCGCACAGTGTGTGATGACTGGGAAGGAGCCGGCGCTACGGTCGAGAGAGGGCCTTGGCGAGTGCCTTCGCGGCGCGGCAGAGCGCGAGGTCCGCGCTCGAGAAGAACGTCTGGTCGACGCCGGCGCCGAGGGCAATCTCGTAGGCGGCCAGATGGAGGCTGTCGTAGGCGCGCAGACGGTATCGCTCTGCAAGGTCGCCTGCCCCAGCGCACAGTGCGGGCGTGACGTCGAGGTGGATGAAGGCGGGCCACTCTGTGTCGAGCAGTCGCCTGCCTCCAGCGAGACCGCGGGGCGACAGCAGACGCTCGCGACGACGACGCGCAAGTGCGGCCCTCACCTCCGTGTACGTCAGCGTCAGCGTCGCGACGACGTCGGCAGACTCCACGCGATCGAGCACCTCCACGCTGCCTGGCTCGTCCACGTACAGCTTCAGCAGGCTGCTCGTGCCGAGATAGCGCGTCATCCGCGATCCTCGATCACGGCGTCCGACACCCTCGCGCCGCCCTCGAGCCGAACTCGCGAGCGACTGCCGGCTGGCTTCCCGCCATTCCAGTGCGCCCGCCCTTCCCGCACCATCTTCCAGGCCCAGTCCATGTCGGCCCTGGCGTTCACGGGTGAAATCGTCGCCACCTCGCGTCCGCGGTCAGTCACCACAAGGGTCATGCCCTCGCGCACGCGTTGCAAGTGCAGACTCAGTCTCGCCTTCAAGTCCCGGATTCCCACCTTCTCCATGGTCACTCCTCTGGCGCGACCGATTCGCCTCGCATTTGACGTGACTACCAGTCTAGTCGCATGTAGTCACATCGCCACGACACCGACCAAGAACCCGTTCCCTCTTAGGGCCATCGACAGCGTCGACAGCGTGCGACCCTCGAGGTCCGCTCCAAGCGCTACGAGCGAAGTCGCCTAGACCAGCTCACGCGATTCATGCCCTCGGACCGTCGCCGATTCGACTTGCCACGGCGGCCCGAGCGCTGATCAGCAGGCCATGACCTTCACATCGATTGCCACTTCACTTGCGGTTCGACCATGAGCGCCCAGCCGATGGTCACCCGCTCTGGATTGTTGTATTCCCTGGCCTGCAACCAAAGTCGAGCGTCGCCCGGAAGGCGAAGGTAGATGCCCCTCGCCACACTGAGACTGCGCCCGGCATTCCGTTCCCAGCGGGCCAGGAATGCCAGGTCCTGCATGGCCTCGAACTCCGGCAGGCCGGAGCGGAGTCGTCGCGACCACCGCTCAAGATGAACGGCGGCTGCCAAGGACGCGCTCTTGTCTGAGTTACATCGCTCGTCGGCGAACACGAAGTTGTCGAGGCTGTCATCCGGGTAACGCGACCAGGGGGATGAAGTGATCGACATGTCCGTTGGTCACATCAGCTACGCGACGGTCGCAATAGAAGCATCGACTGCAGTTGGCGTGGCAGCAGGTGCCATCTGAGCGCTTGGCCCTGCTGGGCAACGGATCGGTGCCGTGGTACGAGTTGCTCGAGGCCTGGACCGTGCCGGTCGTCGGATCGAGGCTGGCGGTGGAGTTGCTGTCGTGGAGACAGCCTCGGTGTTCGACAGCGCGGGCGTGTTCGTGGTC includes:
- a CDS encoding type II toxin-antitoxin system Phd/YefM family antitoxin is translated as MEKVGIRDLKARLSLHLQRVREGMTLVVTDRGREVATISPVNARADMDWAWKMVREGRAHWNGGKPAGSRSRVRLEGGARVSDAVIEDRG
- a CDS encoding type II toxin-antitoxin system VapC family toxin, with the protein product MTRYLGTSSLLKLYVDEPGSVEVLDRVESADVVATLTLTYTEVRAALARRRRERLLSPRGLAGGRRLLDTEWPAFIHLDVTPALCAGAGDLAERYRLRAYDSLHLAAYEIALGAGVDQTFFSSADLALCRAAKALAKALSRP